From the genome of Halorussus caseinilyticus, one region includes:
- a CDS encoding type II toxin-antitoxin system PemK/MazF family toxin, with protein MKYDRGDVVYGRDPFDNSTDARPWLIVSDDSHPFYGKQYVALTLTSKSWYDEGFELCDEHWIRGGMPAQSKVVTWGFASPDHDDLDHDRWQGTLETEVVDACVEQATDYMGR; from the coding sequence ATGAAGTACGACCGAGGCGATGTCGTCTACGGTCGGGACCCCTTCGACAACAGTACGGACGCCCGGCCGTGGCTGATAGTCTCCGACGACTCCCACCCGTTCTACGGAAAACAGTACGTCGCCCTCACACTGACCTCGAAATCGTGGTACGACGAAGGGTTCGAGTTGTGCGACGAACACTGGATTCGCGGCGGAATGCCAGCGCAGAGCAAGGTCGTGACGTGGGGGTTCGCTTCACCGGACCACGACGACCTCGACCACGACCGGTGGCAAGGGACGCTCGAAACTGAGGTAGTCGATGCCTGCGTCGAACAGGCGACCGACTACATGGGTCGCTGA
- a CDS encoding M28 family peptidase — MTQWIGETFTSDVGWNHLESLVDIGDRMAGSDGEREAAELTRDALERVGARDARIEEFDVQGWTRGDSEIRAGETVQSSIALPRSPDAAATGELVDLGYGLPEDFEETDFEGKVVMVASNVPDYYDRFIHRREKYYYAVEGGAAGFVFRNHVEGCLPPTGSVGTAEDPIGDIPAVGVSKEVGARLSRRFEGEEVEVSVEADVHDATSQNVHAELGPDTDEEVLVTSHVDAHDISEGAMDNGAGTAMVVEMANALAEREDELDTKVHFIAYGAEEVGLVGSGYDADVRDFDSIKAIVNNDGVVRGRTLSFHTHGFDALASAAEDVGADFDHPVKTIPEQGPHSDHWPYVKWGVPGFHVMSETGDEGRGWGHTYADTLDKLEVRDLREQAILLTELTVRLAGEEFEVGHADSEEIAAALEDEDQAAGMKIIGDWPYDE, encoded by the coding sequence ATGACACAGTGGATAGGCGAGACGTTCACTAGCGACGTTGGGTGGAACCACCTCGAATCGCTCGTGGACATCGGCGACCGGATGGCCGGGAGCGACGGCGAACGCGAGGCGGCGGAACTGACCCGCGACGCCCTCGAACGCGTCGGCGCGCGCGACGCCCGCATCGAGGAGTTCGACGTGCAGGGGTGGACCCGCGGCGACAGCGAGATTCGGGCGGGCGAGACCGTCCAATCGTCTATCGCGCTCCCGCGGAGTCCGGACGCGGCGGCGACGGGCGAACTCGTGGACCTCGGGTACGGCCTGCCCGAGGACTTCGAGGAGACCGACTTCGAGGGGAAGGTCGTGATGGTCGCCTCGAACGTCCCCGACTACTACGACCGGTTCATCCACCGGCGCGAGAAGTACTACTACGCCGTCGAGGGCGGGGCGGCGGGGTTCGTCTTCCGCAACCACGTCGAGGGATGTCTCCCCCCGACCGGTAGCGTCGGCACCGCCGAGGACCCCATCGGCGACATCCCGGCGGTCGGCGTCTCGAAGGAGGTCGGCGCGCGCCTCTCGCGGCGCTTCGAGGGCGAGGAAGTCGAGGTGTCGGTCGAGGCCGACGTTCACGACGCGACCAGTCAGAACGTCCACGCGGAACTCGGTCCCGACACCGACGAGGAAGTCCTCGTGACCAGCCACGTCGACGCCCACGACATCAGCGAGGGCGCGATGGACAACGGCGCTGGCACGGCGATGGTCGTCGAGATGGCGAACGCGCTCGCAGAGCGCGAGGACGAACTCGACACGAAGGTCCACTTCATCGCCTACGGTGCCGAAGAGGTGGGTCTCGTCGGGTCCGGATACGACGCCGACGTGCGCGACTTCGACTCCATCAAAGCCATCGTGAACAACGACGGCGTGGTCCGCGGGCGGACGCTCTCGTTCCACACCCACGGCTTCGACGCCCTCGCGTCGGCGGCCGAAGACGTGGGCGCGGACTTCGACCACCCGGTGAAGACGATTCCCGAGCAGGGACCCCACAGCGACCACTGGCCCTACGTCAAGTGGGGCGTGCCGGGATTCCACGTCATGAGCGAGACCGGCGACGAGGGCCGCGGGTGGGGCCACACCTACGCCGACACCCTCGACAAACTCGAAGTCCGTGACCTCCGCGAGCAGGCCATCCTGCTGACGGAACTGACGGTGCGTCTCGCGGGCGAGGAGTTCGAAGTCGGCCACGCGGACTCCGAGGAAATCGCGGCGGCGCTAGAGGACGAAGACCAAGCCGCGGGGATGAAGATTATCGGCGACTGGCCCTACGACGAGTAG
- the mvaD gene encoding phosphomevalonate decarboxylase MvaD, giving the protein MKATAKAHPIQGLVKYHGMRDEQLRLPYHDSISVCTAPSHTKTTVEFDPELDSDTFVVGGEELADHEADRVANVVAEVRARADADHADYPVRLESENSFPSNVGLGSSSSGFAAAATALAEAADLGLSRPEISTIARRGSSSAARAVTGGFSDLHAGLNDEDCRSERLDSPLEDDLRIVAGLVPAYKETEHAHREAADSHMFEARLAHIHDQLAEMRDALREGDFQRVFETAEHDSLSLAATTMTGPAGWVYWKPDTLAIFNAVRELREEEDVPVYFSTDTGASVYVNTTDEYVERVEEVVADCGVETMVWEVGGPARVLDESEALF; this is encoded by the coding sequence ATGAAGGCAACCGCGAAAGCCCACCCCATCCAAGGGTTGGTCAAGTACCACGGGATGCGCGACGAGCAGTTGCGACTCCCCTACCACGACAGCATCAGCGTCTGCACCGCGCCGAGTCACACCAAGACCACCGTCGAGTTCGACCCCGAACTCGACTCGGACACCTTCGTCGTCGGCGGGGAAGAACTCGCCGACCACGAGGCCGACCGCGTGGCGAACGTCGTCGCGGAGGTCCGGGCGCGCGCCGACGCCGACCACGCCGACTACCCCGTCCGACTGGAGAGCGAGAACTCCTTCCCGTCGAACGTGGGTCTCGGGTCCTCGTCGTCCGGGTTCGCCGCGGCCGCGACGGCGCTCGCGGAGGCCGCCGACCTCGGTCTCTCCCGGCCCGAAATCTCGACCATCGCGCGCCGCGGGTCCTCCTCGGCCGCCCGCGCCGTCACCGGCGGGTTCTCGGACCTCCACGCCGGACTCAACGACGAGGACTGCCGGTCCGAGCGCCTCGACTCGCCGCTCGAAGACGACCTGCGCATCGTCGCGGGACTCGTCCCCGCCTACAAGGAGACCGAACACGCCCACCGCGAGGCCGCCGACAGCCACATGTTCGAGGCCCGCCTCGCGCACATCCACGACCAACTCGCCGAGATGCGCGACGCGCTCCGCGAGGGCGACTTCCAGCGCGTCTTCGAGACGGCCGAACACGACTCGCTGTCGCTGGCCGCGACGACCATGACCGGTCCCGCGGGGTGGGTCTACTGGAAACCCGACACCTTAGCCATCTTCAACGCCGTCAGGGAACTCCGCGAGGAAGAGGACGTGCCGGTCTACTTCTCGACGGACACCGGCGCGAGCGTCTACGTCAACACGACCGACGAGTACGTCGAGAGAGTCGAGGAAGTCGTCGCCGACTGCGGCGTCGAGACGATGGTGTGGGAAGTCGGCGGTCCCGCCCGGGTTCTGGACGAGAGCGAAGCGTTGTTCTGA
- a CDS encoding cytochrome bc complex cytochrome b subunit: MTDNETKTDGSGEAQTDGGGTGIVPPDDETPTWSERKQRTQGLSRLTYEYFERARREDQDLRQESSYVERDVLAFPVWPHEMIRNLSLTSFFVGMIIFLSATLPPHLGPPADPSSTPAVILPDWYLYWSFGLLKLGPLNPELAILGGDKLMTDRMYGVVANVIVVGFIAIVPFLNKGSARRPVEQPFWAAVGMAGFAFAWTISALSIKNLIPIDSHLLFDLTFLVPIIVGTITYAVLKSMQEGYMFDLNRRYYRLRPPK; this comes from the coding sequence ATGACAGATAACGAAACAAAAACCGACGGCAGCGGCGAGGCACAGACGGACGGTGGCGGCACCGGCATCGTCCCGCCGGACGACGAGACCCCGACGTGGAGCGAGCGCAAGCAACGCACGCAGGGTCTCTCCCGGCTGACGTACGAGTACTTCGAGCGCGCACGACGGGAAGACCAAGACCTGCGACAGGAGTCCAGTTACGTCGAGCGCGACGTGCTGGCGTTCCCGGTGTGGCCCCACGAGATGATTCGGAACCTCTCGTTGACGAGCTTCTTCGTCGGGATGATAATCTTCCTGTCGGCGACGCTCCCGCCCCACCTCGGGCCGCCCGCCGACCCGAGTTCGACCCCGGCGGTCATCCTGCCCGACTGGTATCTCTACTGGTCGTTCGGCCTGCTGAAGCTCGGTCCGCTCAACCCCGAACTGGCGATTCTGGGCGGCGACAAGCTGATGACCGACCGGATGTACGGCGTCGTCGCCAACGTCATCGTGGTCGGGTTCATCGCCATCGTGCCGTTCCTCAACAAGGGGAGCGCCCGGCGTCCCGTCGAACAGCCGTTCTGGGCCGCGGTCGGTATGGCCGGGTTCGCGTTCGCGTGGACTATCAGCGCGCTGTCAATCAAGAACCTCATCCCCATCGACTCCCACCTGCTGTTCGACCTGACGTTCCTCGTCCCCATCATCGTCGGGACCATCACCTACGCGGTGCTGAAGTCGATGCAGGAAGGGTACATGTTCGACCTCAACCGGCGGTACTACCGGCTCCGACCGCCGAAGTAA
- a CDS encoding DUF7313 family protein: MEPLSLLGPIDALFADIIEYVVFALVLVNMGTRWWAYRDYRKQARSDDHDEALDRNWVHEVSNVVLVLGSFYLLSLHHHAGIVLSTLVLGLFVTDFFEFEAKEVELRSDETLSSPKGAMTASFVVFLYAGYLSLFFLIEPVWSAIV; encoded by the coding sequence ATGGAACCGCTGTCACTGCTCGGACCGATTGACGCGCTCTTCGCGGACATCATCGAGTACGTGGTGTTCGCCCTCGTGTTGGTCAACATGGGCACGCGCTGGTGGGCGTATCGGGATTACCGCAAGCAGGCACGGAGCGACGACCACGACGAGGCGCTCGACCGCAACTGGGTCCACGAGGTGTCGAACGTCGTCCTCGTCCTCGGGTCGTTCTACCTGCTGAGCCTCCATCACCACGCTGGCATCGTCCTCTCGACGCTCGTCCTCGGCCTGTTCGTCACGGACTTCTTCGAGTTCGAGGCCAAGGAGGTCGAACTTCGGAGCGACGAGACGCTTTCGAGTCCGAAGGGCGCGATGACCGCCTCGTTCGTGGTGTTCCTCTACGCGGGGTACCTCAGCCTCTTCTTCCTCATCGAACCCGTCTGGAGCGCCATCGTCTAA
- a CDS encoding ATP-NAD kinase gives MTLGIVGEGALADWIYDAAATEATAVLGSATEVVAADPESVVAVGESALLALVREGVEAPVLPVDAGPGYGGVSLDDVAVASTDRESSAETDAEPRELEPVWGALDALLAGEFETGSRTLLGVTVGGERVGSALADVMLVTTEPARISEYAVESRDERVARFRADGVVVSTPTGSHGYGRSAGGPLLEPESGVVGVVPVAPFAVNVDHWVVSADRPVALTVERDEGAVSLLIDDRTVRRVAPDTRVEVVEDDTIELVAVPESRPFFER, from the coding sequence ATGACGCTCGGAATCGTGGGCGAGGGTGCGCTCGCCGACTGGATTTACGACGCGGCGGCGACCGAGGCGACGGCCGTTCTCGGTTCGGCGACCGAAGTCGTCGCGGCCGACCCCGAATCGGTCGTCGCGGTCGGCGAGTCGGCCCTGCTCGCGCTGGTTCGGGAAGGCGTCGAAGCGCCCGTCCTCCCGGTGGACGCCGGACCGGGCTACGGTGGCGTCTCGCTGGACGACGTGGCGGTGGCGTCCACCGACCGCGAGTCGTCCGCCGAGACCGACGCCGAACCCCGCGAACTCGAACCGGTGTGGGGCGCGCTCGACGCCCTGCTCGCGGGCGAGTTCGAGACCGGCTCGCGGACACTCCTCGGGGTCACGGTCGGCGGCGAGCGCGTCGGTTCCGCGCTCGCGGACGTGATGCTCGTCACCACCGAACCCGCTCGCATCTCCGAGTACGCCGTCGAGTCGCGCGACGAACGGGTCGCACGGTTTCGCGCCGACGGCGTGGTCGTCTCCACCCCGACCGGAAGCCACGGCTACGGCCGGAGCGCGGGCGGTCCCCTGCTCGAACCGGAGTCGGGGGTCGTCGGCGTCGTCCCCGTCGCGCCCTTCGCGGTGAACGTGGACCACTGGGTGGTGTCGGCCGACCGGCCGGTCGCGCTGACGGTCGAACGCGACGAGGGCGCGGTGTCGCTTCTCATCGACGACCGGACCGTCCGTCGGGTCGCGCCCGACACGCGCGTCGAGGTGGTCGAAGACGACACGATAGAACTGGTCGCGGTGCCCGAGAGTCGTCCGTTCTTCGAGCGATGA
- a CDS encoding cytochrome b codes for MSIERKDEHDHGEWMQTKDLTPVETTFLTALIWMDKRFRIVDYLEILETLYYRVNMQMPKSHTEQYSLDNKFWYWYPLYALGSFSTIAYVVAALSGALLGFYYAPATVSASGDASAAYNQLAFIMTDLNFGFMLRSIHRWSAQVMVAAVFLHMLRVYFTGAYKEPRELNWIIGIILISLTMVFGYTGYLLPWDQLAFWAGQIGVEMSLSIPLAGEWVAQLLFGGFSLGQATLQRMYIIHVFLLPFVVTTLIAVHIAIVWIQGIAEPH; via the coding sequence ATGAGTATCGAACGCAAGGACGAACACGACCACGGCGAGTGGATGCAGACGAAGGACCTCACGCCGGTAGAGACGACGTTCCTGACGGCGCTCATCTGGATGGACAAGCGGTTCCGCATCGTGGATTACCTCGAAATCCTCGAGACTCTGTACTACAGGGTCAACATGCAGATGCCAAAGAGTCACACCGAACAGTACAGTCTTGACAACAAGTTCTGGTACTGGTACCCGCTGTACGCGCTCGGTAGTTTCTCGACCATCGCGTACGTCGTCGCGGCGCTGAGTGGGGCCTTACTCGGGTTCTACTACGCGCCAGCGACGGTATCGGCGTCCGGAGACGCGTCGGCGGCCTACAACCAATTGGCGTTCATCATGACCGACCTGAACTTCGGGTTCATGCTCCGGTCCATCCACCGATGGTCGGCGCAGGTCATGGTCGCCGCGGTGTTCCTCCACATGCTCCGGGTGTACTTCACCGGCGCGTACAAGGAACCGCGCGAACTCAACTGGATAATCGGCATCATCCTCATCAGCCTCACGATGGTCTTCGGGTACACGGGCTACCTGCTCCCGTGGGACCAACTGGCGTTCTGGGCCGGTCAGATTGGCGTCGAGATGAGCCTCTCGATACCGCTGGCGGGCGAGTGGGTCGCCCAACTACTGTTCGGCGGCTTCAGCCTCGGACAGGCAACGCTCCAGCGGATGTACATCATCCACGTGTTCCTGCTCCCGTTCGTGGTGACGACGCTCATCGCGGTCCACATCGCTATCGTGTGGATTCAGGGCATCGCTGAACCCCACTAA
- a CDS encoding DUF7318 family protein, producing the protein MSSTGSTYGDIHRYEPARESTAAAIAIVLLTVVEVVFVGMFTYGLVSGWGYSEVGNMYLGFILAVIFIDLAFVLLLYRKEFLPDVMIVKKRRRKWEDLYVREDQQYGTETLGSAWEQFKHAVYPYYKR; encoded by the coding sequence ATGTCATCCACAGGTTCAACGTACGGCGACATTCACCGCTACGAACCGGCCCGCGAGAGTACGGCCGCGGCCATCGCTATCGTCCTCCTGACGGTAGTAGAAGTCGTGTTCGTCGGCATGTTCACCTACGGGCTGGTGAGCGGTTGGGGGTACAGCGAAGTCGGTAACATGTATCTCGGGTTCATTCTCGCGGTCATATTCATCGACCTCGCGTTCGTCCTCCTGTTGTACCGCAAGGAGTTCCTCCCCGACGTGATGATTGTCAAGAAGCGTCGTCGCAAGTGGGAGGACCTCTACGTCCGCGAAGACCAGCAATACGGTACCGAGACGCTCGGTAGCGCGTGGGAACAGTTCAAGCACGCAGTCTACCCGTACTACAAACGATAA
- a CDS encoding MarR family transcriptional regulator, whose amino-acid sequence MSIDIDTFEEKSESELADMTNGERVLRFLAHNDNRAFKPAEIAEQTGVNKNSIGNVLGRLEDRELVRHKGPYWAITDDEERLASFSTYFQTTSALNERLGEEDPDEWAAHAPDEPHPNAGRESDDE is encoded by the coding sequence ATGTCAATCGACATCGACACCTTCGAGGAGAAGAGCGAGAGCGAACTCGCCGACATGACGAACGGCGAGCGAGTCCTCCGATTTCTGGCACACAACGACAACCGCGCGTTCAAGCCAGCGGAAATCGCCGAGCAGACGGGCGTGAACAAAAACTCCATCGGCAACGTCCTCGGGCGTCTCGAAGACCGCGAACTCGTCCGCCACAAGGGACCGTACTGGGCTATCACCGACGACGAGGAACGACTTGCGTCGTTCAGCACGTACTTCCAGACGACTTCCGCACTCAACGAGCGTCTCGGCGAAGAAGACCCCGACGAGTGGGCCGCACACGCACCGGACGAACCGCATCCGAACGCTGGACGGGAGAGCGACGACGAATGA
- a CDS encoding ubiquinol-cytochrome c reductase iron-sulfur subunit gives MPEEDDKYPESTGRRRFVKGVVGSASLAGVGTATAAGINSATAPTGAGGGITQYMAMENTAGPAPRGMPQIPVEVDSEGYLKGVWPEVKTVEQQGREVKIAETQLGGVTYSSEWFQYCGVQTYPGVQPDADQDNYFRYIDNSKFEWQNDEMSGGQKIHVDDFSDYESWGNGIGKSGLGKPAQGSWRSQDVPPSGTMPVQVIRSKRVEQLAKKDDWFAASTDEGFIANLNKCTHFCCVPTFKGLAGSKVASAEDMIYCQCHQSVYDPFNVVKKSFVALPRPEE, from the coding sequence ATGCCAGAAGAAGACGACAAATATCCGGAAAGCACAGGTCGTCGCCGCTTCGTCAAGGGCGTCGTCGGCAGCGCCTCCCTCGCCGGGGTCGGCACCGCGACCGCGGCGGGTATCAACTCCGCCACCGCGCCGACCGGCGCGGGCGGAGGTATCACCCAGTACATGGCGATGGAGAACACGGCCGGTCCCGCCCCGCGCGGAATGCCCCAGATTCCGGTCGAAGTAGACTCTGAGGGCTACCTCAAGGGCGTCTGGCCCGAGGTGAAGACGGTCGAACAACAGGGCCGAGAGGTCAAAATCGCCGAGACGCAACTCGGCGGCGTCACCTACTCCAGCGAGTGGTTCCAGTACTGCGGTGTCCAGACCTACCCCGGCGTCCAACCCGACGCCGACCAAGACAACTACTTCCGCTACATCGACAACTCGAAGTTCGAGTGGCAGAACGACGAGATGAGCGGCGGACAGAAGATTCACGTAGACGACTTCAGCGATTACGAGTCGTGGGGCAACGGTATCGGCAAGAGCGGTCTCGGCAAACCCGCACAGGGGTCGTGGCGCTCGCAGGACGTTCCCCCGAGCGGAACGATGCCGGTTCAGGTCATCCGTAGCAAGCGCGTCGAACAGTTGGCGAAGAAAGACGACTGGTTCGCGGCCAGCACCGACGAAGGATTCATCGCAAACCTGAACAAATGCACGCACTTTTGTTGCGTGCCGACGTTCAAGGGACTCGCAGGCTCGAAGGTCGCTAGCGCAGAAGACATGATATACTGCCAGTGCCACCAGTCGGTGTACGACCCGTTCAACGTCGTGAAGAAATCGTTCGTGGCACTCCCGCGACCGGAGGAATAA
- a CDS encoding DUF7315 family membrane protein has protein sequence MDSSSDTTDTEGESRAREVEVPLRLYKVVTVFSTMFAVAFVVGGFIVLDTATQRAQLSVSEMDLPLAILGVAMIGAGALVYAFATRFRAEGMGKPKDEPDEPSNNG, from the coding sequence ATGGATTCCAGTTCAGACACGACCGACACCGAAGGGGAGTCTCGCGCCCGCGAAGTCGAGGTGCCGCTCCGACTCTACAAGGTCGTGACGGTGTTCTCGACGATGTTCGCCGTGGCGTTCGTCGTGGGCGGGTTCATCGTCCTCGACACGGCGACACAGCGCGCACAGCTTTCGGTCTCGGAGATGGACCTGCCGTTGGCTATCCTCGGCGTGGCGATGATTGGGGCGGGCGCGCTCGTCTACGCGTTCGCAACTCGGTTTCGCGCCGAAGGAATGGGAAAACCTAAAGACGAACCCGACGAACCATCAAACAATGGCTGA
- a CDS encoding plastocyanin/azurin family copper-binding protein has translation MKRRDFLMAATGVAGGAGAGATAAAAQETTTTSSGNTTASGNETTTVANGTTTSGGASSGGGPTKEVIVGPGGSLVYEPAELTIAPGTTVNFVWESDNHNVVVESQPDGANWQGTEGAPSKTYNTGHEYSHTFSTTGTYEYFCQPHKTAGMVGTITVQEGGGGGGGGGAAEADPEHMGVPFQAHFVGLATLLMMVVSLIYTFFLLKYGESPHASGSNR, from the coding sequence ATGAAGAGGCGGGACTTTCTGATGGCAGCCACCGGTGTTGCTGGCGGCGCTGGGGCGGGCGCGACGGCCGCCGCGGCACAGGAGACGACCACCACGTCGTCCGGCAATACCACTGCCTCCGGAAACGAGACCACGACCGTCGCCAACGGGACCACCACGAGTGGCGGTGCATCCAGCGGCGGCGGTCCAACGAAAGAGGTGATAGTCGGTCCCGGCGGGAGCCTTGTGTACGAACCCGCCGAGTTAACCATCGCACCCGGAACGACGGTCAACTTCGTCTGGGAGTCGGACAACCACAACGTCGTCGTGGAGAGCCAACCCGACGGTGCGAACTGGCAAGGGACCGAGGGCGCGCCGAGCAAGACGTACAACACCGGTCACGAGTACAGTCACACGTTCAGTACGACGGGGACGTACGAGTACTTCTGTCAACCGCACAAGACCGCCGGAATGGTCGGAACCATCACCGTCCAAGAGGGCGGTGGTGGCGGTGGCGGTGGTGGCGCTGCGGAGGCGGACCCCGAACACATGGGCGTGCCGTTTCAGGCCCACTTCGTCGGGCTGGCGACCCTCCTGATGATGGTCGTCTCGCTCATCTACACGTTCTTCCTCCTGAAGTACGGCGAATCACCGCACGCGAGTGGGAGTAACCGATAA
- the nth gene encoding endonuclease III, protein MGEPLDTRDAQAEEVIDRLYDEYPDTTISLDFSNRLELLIAVMLSAQCTDERVNKETAHLFEKYETVEDYAEADVDELSEDIGSITYHNSKADYIVSSARTMLDEYDGEVPDTMDELTELKGVGRKTANVVLQHGHDIVEGIVVDTHVQRLTRRLGITEDERPEDIEEDLMGIVPEEHWQQFTHLCISHGRATCTARNPDCGDCVLEDICPSSKLDHDVDLASGEAW, encoded by the coding sequence ATGGGAGAGCCACTCGACACCCGCGACGCCCAAGCCGAGGAGGTCATCGACCGACTCTACGACGAGTATCCCGACACGACTATCTCGCTCGACTTCTCGAATCGCCTCGAACTCCTGATTGCGGTGATGCTCTCGGCCCAGTGTACCGACGAGCGCGTGAACAAAGAGACCGCCCACCTCTTCGAGAAGTACGAGACAGTCGAGGATTACGCCGAGGCCGACGTGGACGAACTTTCCGAGGACATCGGGTCTATCACCTACCACAACAGCAAGGCCGACTACATCGTCTCCTCGGCCCGGACCATGCTCGACGAGTACGACGGCGAGGTCCCGGACACGATGGACGAGTTGACCGAACTCAAGGGCGTCGGGCGAAAGACCGCCAACGTCGTCCTCCAGCACGGCCACGACATCGTAGAGGGCATCGTCGTGGACACCCACGTCCAGCGACTCACCCGTCGCCTCGGCATCACCGAGGACGAGCGCCCCGAAGACATCGAGGAGGACCTGATGGGCATCGTCCCCGAGGAACACTGGCAACAGTTCACGCACCTCTGCATCAGCCACGGCCGAGCGACCTGCACCGCGCGCAACCCCGACTGTGGCGACTGCGTGCTGGAGGACATCTGTCCGTCCTCGAAACTCGACCACGACGTTGACCTCGCCAGCGGCGAGGCGTGGTGA
- a CDS encoding DUF7319 domain-containing protein: MTDASDDPAGERPADAPETREEASPESRDDSPASRDDGDRLTAEEIEEKYDFENFGPREMAEMSYEEWQVAFDHDSWITGEKLLDRVEADLKSRVADRDVFAVVERIEQEGEPQLLAYSDEGYAVVYPDGSVEGSGTVLRDVKPSVALASMESYEVPDPPEGDVLPEPAEVPEGSGKLGNQLMQVVAAVHVLAGVALFAAWIAMGLPLVAAVAAFGFFFFGVFVFLLVANARLSDRFRAEEYRNRLRAVGLEDDERPDFLPGEEGPVPEDHPERPGDGTAETEVSSASDGRN, translated from the coding sequence ATGACCGACGCCTCGGACGACCCGGCGGGCGAACGACCCGCGGACGCCCCGGAGACGCGCGAAGAGGCTTCCCCGGAGTCGCGGGACGATTCCCCGGCGTCACGGGACGACGGCGACCGACTCACCGCCGAGGAAATCGAGGAGAAGTACGACTTCGAGAACTTCGGCCCGCGCGAGATGGCCGAGATGAGCTACGAGGAGTGGCAGGTGGCCTTCGACCACGACTCGTGGATAACCGGCGAGAAGCTCTTAGACAGGGTGGAGGCCGACCTCAAGAGCAGGGTCGCCGACCGCGACGTGTTCGCCGTCGTCGAGCGCATCGAACAGGAGGGCGAACCCCAACTGCTCGCGTACTCCGACGAGGGGTACGCCGTGGTCTACCCCGACGGGAGCGTCGAGGGGAGCGGCACCGTCCTCCGGGACGTGAAGCCCTCCGTCGCGCTGGCGTCGATGGAGAGTTACGAGGTGCCCGACCCGCCCGAGGGCGACGTGCTTCCCGAACCCGCCGAGGTGCCCGAAGGCTCCGGGAAACTCGGCAACCAGTTGATGCAGGTCGTCGCCGCGGTCCACGTCCTCGCGGGAGTCGCGCTGTTCGCCGCGTGGATTGCGATGGGCCTTCCGCTCGTCGCGGCGGTGGCCGCGTTCGGCTTCTTCTTCTTCGGCGTGTTCGTCTTCCTGTTGGTGGCCAACGCCCGACTCTCCGACCGGTTCCGTGCCGAGGAGTACCGAAACCGTCTCCGCGCGGTGGGTCTCGAAGACGACGAGCGACCCGATTTCCTCCCCGGCGAGGAGGGTCCGGTCCCCGAGGACCACCCCGAGCGTCCGGGCGACGGGACGGCCGAAACCGAGGTTTCTTCGGCGTCCGACGGCCGTAACTAG
- a CDS encoding DUF7321 family protein — MASETLVATVVALVVTASFPFYLYGAWYILDQEVVTWDVLIHHLKFITVGLLLTTVPVVTWMAPRFLDQLGGFAALHVFLGLQAYAMLLVALTGIVRIFQVKRQHDMYERGAADRDVEIDDLHENMGAWRGRLRVGVAGYVLFWMLAWLVGMVRFVSDYFLY; from the coding sequence ATGGCGAGCGAGACGCTGGTTGCGACCGTGGTTGCCCTCGTCGTCACCGCCAGTTTCCCCTTCTACCTCTACGGCGCGTGGTACATCCTCGACCAAGAGGTGGTGACGTGGGACGTGCTGATACACCACCTCAAGTTCATCACGGTGGGGTTGTTGCTGACCACGGTGCCCGTGGTGACGTGGATGGCCCCGCGCTTTCTCGACCAACTCGGCGGGTTCGCGGCACTCCACGTCTTTCTGGGGTTGCAGGCCTACGCCATGCTGTTGGTCGCGCTGACGGGCATCGTCCGCATCTTTCAGGTCAAGCGTCAACACGACATGTACGAACGCGGCGCGGCCGACCGTGACGTGGAGATAGACGACCTCCACGAGAACATGGGCGCGTGGCGGGGGCGACTCCGCGTCGGCGTCGCGGGGTACGTCCTCTTCTGGATGCTGGCGTGGCTCGTCGGGATGGTCCGGTTCGTCAGCGACTACTTCCTGTACTGA
- a CDS encoding DUF7314 family protein → MADEFAKGLGILTGGGLIWMVLSGWYTTPGFEDTQLLGEIPGDLDTYGQAAIMLREVMFWFVVIGVLTFWVVIPALDQLREASS, encoded by the coding sequence ATGGCTGACGAATTCGCAAAGGGACTCGGTATCCTGACGGGCGGTGGCCTCATCTGGATGGTGCTGTCGGGTTGGTACACCACGCCGGGATTCGAGGACACGCAACTCCTCGGCGAGATACCCGGTGACCTCGACACGTACGGACAGGCCGCAATCATGCTCCGGGAAGTGATGTTCTGGTTCGTCGTCATCGGCGTCCTGACGTTCTGGGTCGTCATCCCGGCGCTGGACCAACTTCGAGAAGCGTCGTCGTAG